One region of Bubalus bubalis isolate 160015118507 breed Murrah chromosome 15, NDDB_SH_1, whole genome shotgun sequence genomic DNA includes:
- the LY6D gene encoding lymphocyte antigen 6D has translation MKTALLFLVALAAAAGPAQALRCHVCSSSSNCRKPQVCSASSSFCKTVIRVEPLSGNLVEKNCSVWCTPTNSQQGQVSKGQETTLCCNSDLCNEALQSWQSAAPARTSAHLGLALACGLLALLWAPGL, from the exons ATGAAGACAGCCTTGCTGTTCCTCGTCGCCTTGGCTGCGGCCGCTGGGCCAG cccaggcaCTCCGCTGCCACGTGTGCAGCAGCTCCAGCAACTGCAGGAAACCGCAGGTCTGCTCAGCAAGCTCCAGCTTCTGCAAGACTGTGATCAGGG TGGAGCCTCTGTCTGGGAACCTGGTGGAGAAGAACTGCTCGGTGTGGTGCACGCCCACGAACAGCCAGCAGGGCCAAGTCAGCAAGGGCCAGGAGACCACCCTGTGCTGCAACAGCGACCTGTGCAACGAGGCTCTGCAGAGCTGGCAGAGCGCCGCGCCCGCCCGCACCAGTGCCCACCTTGGCCTGGCGCTGGCCTGCGGCCTCCTCGCCCTCCTCTGGGCCCCTGGCCTGTGA